One genomic region from Thermoleptolyngbya sichuanensis A183 encodes:
- a CDS encoding cytochrome c oxidase subunit II, whose product MKQIPASLLTLTAGILITLVSLWVGQHHGLLPEQASEAAVLVDQLFNVMVMIATALFLVVIGAILLFCFRYRRAPGDEDDGIPIEGNLPLEAFWTAIPAILIIGLGVYSVQVFQEMGGFDPGSIHVGHSMIGGAVSHAMPSHEMHAVPQGSVAMMAQAPDDGAIATDATADLLADLPEGTEPPATPVPRYGFGANAAEEGHTPDLVVNVTGMQYAWLFNYPNSGIMTGELHIPVGKDIQLNISAQDVIHSFWVPQFRLKQDALPGQSSGLRFVATKVGTYPVVCAELCGSYHGGMRTQVVVHTPEEFDEWLQQNAVAQQQNPSQTVAVNPAELSDRDYLSPYAQEMGVSDQVLSQVLAQVRSRS is encoded by the coding sequence ATGAAACAGATTCCAGCATCCCTTCTCACGCTCACCGCTGGCATTCTGATCACCCTGGTCAGCCTGTGGGTGGGTCAGCACCACGGTCTATTGCCAGAGCAAGCGTCGGAAGCGGCGGTTTTGGTAGATCAGCTTTTTAATGTGATGGTGATGATCGCCACCGCGTTGTTTTTGGTGGTGATTGGGGCAATTCTGCTGTTTTGCTTTCGCTATCGCCGTGCGCCGGGGGACGAGGACGACGGCATTCCCATCGAGGGCAACCTGCCGCTAGAAGCCTTCTGGACGGCGATTCCGGCGATCCTGATCATCGGGCTAGGGGTCTACAGCGTCCAGGTGTTTCAAGAAATGGGCGGCTTTGACCCCGGCAGTATCCACGTCGGGCATAGCATGATCGGCGGCGCAGTGTCGCACGCGATGCCGTCTCACGAAATGCACGCCGTGCCGCAGGGTTCTGTCGCGATGATGGCGCAGGCTCCGGATGATGGGGCGATCGCCACCGATGCCACGGCCGATCTGCTAGCGGATCTGCCCGAAGGCACAGAACCGCCCGCCACGCCAGTTCCCCGCTATGGTTTTGGCGCAAACGCTGCTGAAGAAGGGCATACGCCCGACCTAGTGGTGAACGTTACCGGAATGCAGTATGCCTGGCTGTTTAACTATCCCAATAGCGGCATCATGACGGGCGAACTGCATATTCCCGTTGGCAAAGACATTCAGCTCAACATCTCTGCTCAGGACGTGATCCACTCCTTCTGGGTGCCCCAGTTTCGCCTGAAGCAAGACGCGCTGCCGGGCCAATCCTCTGGCTTGCGATTCGTTGCGACCAAGGTGGGCACGTATCCCGTCGTTTGTGCGGAACTCTGCGGCAGCTACCACGGCGGCATGAGAACCCAGGTGGTTGTTCACACGCCAGAAGAGTTTGACGAATGGCTCCAGCAAAACGCCGTGGCGCAGCAGCAAAACCCATCGCAAACCGTGGCGGTAAATCCGGCGGAACTTTCGGATAGAGACTATCTCTCGCCCTACGCGCAGGAAATGGGCGTGAGCGATCAAGTGCTTTCACAGGTACTTGCACAAGTGCGATCGCGCTCTTAG
- a CDS encoding tetratricopeptide repeat protein — protein sequence MQIVEQTPGRLKLRDRGWSLWLTFFPIALLGLGIMPLGRHTIFSCQRVSTLSAQCTLEESNFLVSTRRPIPSSSIRGAVVKRRSSGRGSVRYSVILRTKSQSITLSSRSSSWSRQEAIANRVNAFFMDNTQPSLYVENDDRVAMLFIGGITAAMGIGGLLGMCEINHATLDKASGKLHHIRQGAIGQKESVLLLHQVAYADVEQGTGKSRSTGRIVLHLKSGDRFPMTRNLYPGLRHKEKVASLISEFVAAPAPEPVIKPERAKSSPVPSTPEAAIAHYQQALQSHPDDAETHYRLGMVFYKQHNAQAAANHLQRARDLFAAKHESHRVLQVQDMLWRLEQG from the coding sequence ATGCAGATTGTGGAGCAAACCCCAGGGCGGCTAAAACTGCGCGATCGCGGCTGGTCGCTGTGGCTCACGTTTTTTCCGATAGCGCTGCTCGGGCTGGGCATCATGCCTTTGGGCAGGCACACGATTTTTTCGTGCCAGCGCGTTTCAACGCTCAGCGCCCAATGCACGCTAGAGGAGAGCAATTTCCTAGTGTCTACCCGTCGCCCGATTCCTTCCAGCAGCATTCGTGGGGCAGTCGTAAAGCGGCGATCGAGTGGACGCGGCAGTGTTCGCTACAGCGTGATTCTGCGAACCAAGAGCCAATCCATCACGCTCAGTTCTAGGTCGTCAAGCTGGAGTCGTCAGGAGGCGATCGCCAACCGAGTCAACGCTTTTTTCATGGACAACACCCAGCCCTCGCTCTACGTCGAAAATGACGACCGAGTAGCGATGTTATTCATCGGCGGCATCACTGCGGCAATGGGGATTGGCGGGCTGCTGGGCATGTGCGAGATTAACCACGCCACGCTAGACAAAGCCAGCGGCAAACTGCACCATATCCGCCAGGGCGCAATTGGGCAAAAAGAATCGGTGCTGCTGCTGCATCAAGTGGCCTATGCAGACGTGGAGCAGGGCACAGGCAAATCGCGATCGACCGGACGGATTGTGCTGCACCTGAAATCGGGCGATCGCTTTCCAATGACGCGCAACCTCTATCCCGGCCTGAGGCATAAGGAGAAAGTCGCCAGCTTAATTAGCGAGTTTGTGGCCGCTCCCGCTCCTGAGCCTGTGATCAAACCGGAACGGGCAAAATCGTCCCCTGTGCCCAGCACTCCCGAAGCGGCGATCGCCCACTATCAGCAGGCACTTCAGAGCCATCCCGACGATGCCGAAACCCACTATCGACTGGGCATGGTGTTTTACAAGCAGCACAACGCCCAAGCCGCCGCCAACCACTTGCAACGCGCCCGCGACCTGTTTGCTGCGAAGCACGAATCTCATCGCGTGCTGCAAGTGCAGGATATGCTGTGGCGGCTGGAGCAGGGATAG
- a CDS encoding Uma2 family endonuclease translates to MPPCNLDSDEPPLESDLHLQQMILFLECLNWLWRDRTDYYASGNLTIYYSTSKIKTRDFRGPDFFVVLNTEKRPRKSWTVWEEDGKTPNVIIEILSNSTAQQDRGAKKQLYQDVLRVFDYFWFDPVTLEFAGFTLVGGQYQPLQPGDRNWLWSEQLQLFLGIQDRRLRFFTPDGVLVPTPAEVALQEQQRAEQLAAKLRELGIDPDAL, encoded by the coding sequence ATGCCTCCCTGTAATCTTGACAGCGACGAGCCGCCTTTGGAATCTGATCTTCATCTCCAGCAAATGATTCTGTTTTTGGAGTGCCTGAACTGGCTGTGGCGCGATCGCACGGACTATTACGCCAGCGGCAATCTTACGATTTACTACAGTACGAGCAAAATCAAGACCCGCGACTTTCGCGGCCCCGATTTCTTCGTGGTGCTGAATACGGAAAAGCGCCCGCGCAAAAGCTGGACTGTTTGGGAAGAGGACGGCAAAACGCCCAACGTGATTATCGAAATTTTGTCGAACAGCACAGCCCAGCAAGATCGCGGCGCGAAAAAGCAGCTTTATCAGGACGTGCTGCGAGTGTTTGATTATTTCTGGTTTGACCCAGTAACGCTGGAATTTGCCGGATTTACGCTTGTGGGTGGACAGTATCAGCCCCTACAACCGGGCGATCGCAACTGGCTGTGGAGCGAACAACTCCAGCTTTTCCTCGGCATCCAGGACCGCAGGCTGCGCTTTTTTACCCCCGACGGTGTGCTCGTTCCCACCCCTGCCGAAGTCGCTCTCCAAGAACAGCAGCGGGCCGAGCAGCTTGCGGCAAAGCTGCGCGAGCTTGGCATTGATCCGGACGCGCTTTAG
- a CDS encoding Coenzyme F420 hydrogenase/dehydrogenase, beta subunit C-terminal domain, protein MTAVSPNAHKKARALKPGSRRPAKELCSECGLCDTYYVHYVKEACAFINQQIADLEQEFHGRSRDLSQENDVYFGVHQDMMAARKTQPIEGAQWTGIVSSIAIEMLNRGLVEGVVCVQNTEEDRFQPKPVIATTPEEILAARVNKPTLSPNLSVLELVEQSGMKRLLVIGVGCQIQALRAVQDKLGLEKLYVLGTPCVDNVTRAGLQKFLDTTSRSPDTVVYYEFMQDFRVHFKHEDGSTETVPFFGLKTNELKDVFAPSCMTCFDYVNSLADLVVGYMGAPFGWQWIVVRNETGAEMLDLVKDQLETQPVMSQGDRHQAVQNSIPAYDKGVTLPMWAAKLMGVVIEKIGPKGLEYARFSIDSHFTRNYLYMKRNYPDKLEQHVPDYAKRIVGQYKLPE, encoded by the coding sequence ATGACCGCCGTTTCGCCCAACGCCCACAAAAAAGCCCGCGCCCTCAAACCCGGCAGCCGTCGCCCCGCCAAGGAACTGTGTAGCGAGTGCGGCCTCTGCGATACGTACTATGTGCATTACGTGAAGGAAGCCTGCGCCTTTATCAACCAGCAGATTGCCGACCTAGAGCAGGAATTTCACGGGCGCAGCCGCGATCTGTCCCAAGAAAACGATGTGTACTTTGGGGTGCATCAAGACATGATGGCAGCCCGCAAGACCCAGCCCATCGAAGGGGCCCAGTGGACGGGCATCGTCAGCAGCATTGCCATTGAAATGCTGAACCGGGGGCTGGTGGAAGGGGTGGTCTGCGTGCAAAACACGGAGGAGGATCGGTTTCAGCCAAAGCCCGTGATCGCTACCACGCCCGAAGAAATCCTGGCGGCGCGGGTCAATAAGCCCACCCTGTCGCCCAACCTGTCGGTGCTGGAGTTGGTAGAGCAGTCGGGCATGAAGCGGCTGCTGGTGATTGGCGTGGGTTGCCAAATCCAGGCGCTACGGGCGGTGCAAGACAAGCTGGGGCTAGAGAAACTCTATGTGCTGGGAACGCCCTGTGTGGACAACGTGACCCGCGCTGGCTTGCAGAAATTTCTCGACACCACCAGCCGATCGCCCGATACGGTGGTCTATTACGAGTTCATGCAGGACTTCCGCGTGCATTTCAAGCACGAAGACGGCTCGACGGAGACGGTGCCGTTTTTTGGGCTGAAGACGAACGAACTGAAGGACGTGTTTGCGCCCTCCTGCATGACCTGTTTTGACTATGTAAACTCGCTGGCGGATTTGGTGGTGGGCTACATGGGCGCACCCTTCGGCTGGCAGTGGATTGTGGTACGAAATGAGACGGGCGCGGAGATGCTGGATCTGGTGAAAGACCAGCTTGAGACGCAGCCTGTGATGTCCCAGGGCGATCGCCATCAAGCCGTGCAAAACAGCATCCCCGCCTACGACAAAGGCGTGACGCTGCCGATGTGGGCGGCCAAGCTAATGGGCGTGGTGATCGAAAAAATTGGCCCCAAAGGGCTGGAATATGCCCGCTTTTCCATCGACTCGCACTTCACCCGCAACTATCTCTACATGAAGCGCAACTATCCCGACAAGCTAGAGCAACACGTCCCCGACTACGCCAAGCGCATCGTGGGGCAATACAAGCTGCCAGAATAG
- a CDS encoding DUF4079 domain-containing protein has product MSEFATRLSEWLDPIADVFRNLNVPEPIVHWGHPAMMGIVVLVMGSFAAVTGWQGRLLTATDDALAAKKRTDHKKIAGLMFLFIAMGYTGGILSLVMQNQPILQSPHFWTGSVALGMLAVNGLIAAFGFSQGKGFRTVHAYLGSVALALLLIHGIFGLKLGLSI; this is encoded by the coding sequence ATGTCAGAGTTTGCAACTCGCTTGAGCGAATGGCTAGACCCCATCGCTGATGTCTTTCGCAATCTCAATGTGCCAGAGCCGATTGTGCATTGGGGGCACCCCGCGATGATGGGCATTGTGGTGCTGGTGATGGGCAGTTTTGCAGCGGTGACGGGCTGGCAGGGCCGCTTGCTGACGGCGACCGACGACGCGCTGGCCGCAAAAAAGCGCACAGACCATAAGAAAATTGCCGGACTGATGTTTCTGTTCATCGCAATGGGCTATACGGGCGGCATCCTGTCGCTGGTGATGCAAAACCAGCCCATTTTGCAAAGCCCCCACTTTTGGACGGGTTCGGTGGCGCTAGGAATGCTGGCGGTCAATGGGCTGATTGCTGCGTTTGGCTTTTCTCAAGGCAAAGGCTTCCGCACGGTTCACGCTTACTTGGGTAGCGTAGCGCTGGCGCTGCTGCTGATCCACGGCATCTTTGGGCTAAAGCTGGGTCTGTCGATTTAG
- a CDS encoding sensor histidine kinase: MRLNRLFSSLRTRILGWYILLVAASMLVSIVGIRQTLLARLYERIEQSLEQEVLELRQLKTGLNPRTSEPFGNDIDALFRVFLSRNIPADNEFLLTFLDGEFDRSSPRAVPKVLDLSSPLAQEFAEIATPRRRWVTLPDGEIIIYQAEPIFREGSRGVFVVAHLLSAELRGIDEAIAIVIQVMLTVLGLTAVVAWFVAQRALEPLNLLTQAAKTVSESDLTQRIPVHGVDEISELTLRFNEMLDRLQLAFAAQRDFVSDAGHELRTPITIIRGHLELLSDDPTEQRETIDLVTDELDRMSRFVDDLLLLAKAEQPNFLRMEMVDVAALAEALFAKAKALGDRQWRLENRARGWIVGDRQRLTQAVMNLAQNATQHTQLSDTITLGTALDRDKVRFWVRDTGKGIPQAEQARIFERFARSNTSRRRSEGAGLGLAIVRAIAQAHGGTVELVSQPDQGATFTLVIPVDPP; this comes from the coding sequence ATGCGACTCAATCGGCTATTTTCCAGTCTTCGGACGCGAATTCTGGGTTGGTATATTTTGTTAGTGGCGGCTTCGATGCTGGTGTCGATTGTGGGAATCCGCCAAACGCTGCTGGCTCGCCTGTATGAGCGCATCGAGCAATCGCTGGAGCAAGAGGTGCTGGAGCTGCGCCAGCTCAAAACGGGGCTAAATCCTAGAACCAGCGAGCCGTTTGGGAACGATATTGATGCTCTGTTTCGGGTTTTCCTCAGCCGCAATATTCCCGCCGATAACGAGTTTTTGCTGACGTTTTTGGATGGCGAGTTTGATCGCTCCAGTCCCCGTGCTGTGCCCAAGGTTCTGGATTTATCTAGCCCGCTGGCTCAAGAGTTTGCAGAAATTGCCACACCCCGGCGGCGCTGGGTGACCCTGCCGGATGGGGAAATCATCATTTATCAGGCCGAACCGATTTTTCGGGAAGGTAGCCGGGGCGTGTTTGTCGTCGCGCATCTGCTCTCGGCTGAACTGAGGGGGATAGACGAGGCGATCGCCATCGTGATTCAGGTGATGCTGACGGTGCTGGGGCTGACGGCGGTGGTGGCCTGGTTTGTGGCACAGCGAGCGTTGGAGCCGCTTAATCTGTTGACCCAGGCCGCCAAGACCGTGAGCGAGTCCGATTTAACTCAGCGTATTCCTGTGCATGGTGTAGACGAAATCAGTGAACTGACGCTGCGGTTCAATGAAATGCTAGATCGACTGCAGCTTGCCTTTGCCGCCCAGCGCGATTTCGTCAGCGACGCAGGACACGAACTGCGAACACCAATCACCATTATTCGCGGACATCTGGAACTGCTGAGCGACGACCCCACCGAGCAGCGCGAAACCATTGATCTAGTGACCGATGAGCTAGACCGCATGAGTCGCTTTGTGGATGACTTGCTGCTGCTGGCGAAGGCAGAGCAGCCCAATTTTTTGCGGATGGAAATGGTAGACGTGGCCGCTCTAGCGGAGGCGCTATTTGCCAAGGCAAAAGCCCTGGGCGATCGCCAGTGGCGACTAGAAAATCGTGCTAGGGGCTGGATTGTGGGCGATCGCCAACGGTTGACTCAGGCAGTGATGAATCTGGCCCAAAACGCTACCCAGCACACCCAGCTCAGCGACACCATCACCTTAGGCACAGCGCTCGATCGAGATAAAGTTCGCTTTTGGGTACGCGACACGGGCAAAGGCATTCCCCAAGCGGAACAGGCTCGCATTTTCGAGCGGTTTGCCCGTTCTAATACCAGCAGGCGACGCTCGGAAGGTGCGGGGCTGGGGCTGGCCATCGTGCGGGCGATCGCCCAGGCCCACGGCGGCACTGTCGAACTGGTCAGCCAACCCGATCAGGGCGCAACCTTTACGCTCGTCATCCCGGTTGATCCGCCCTAA
- a CDS encoding aspartate/glutamate racemase family protein — translation MRLHVINPNTSRDMTYSIEQIATANVSGETEVLTTCPAHGPASIESYYDEYLAIPHVLAEVQRTEAMTDGYVLACWGDPGLDAVREVTTRPVVGIAEASMYAANAIAPRWSVVTTLRRSHHMVEAIVKKTGLMERCASIRCVDMPVLACEANPDAVMEELVHMGELALSEDGAEAIILGCAGMGGMADYLSEELGAPCVDPVAAGVRFAELLVNLNLQTSKWLTYQFPEKKAFK, via the coding sequence ATGCGTCTCCACGTCATCAACCCCAACACCAGTCGCGACATGACCTACTCCATCGAGCAGATTGCGACGGCGAACGTTTCTGGAGAAACAGAAGTCCTCACCACCTGCCCCGCCCACGGTCCCGCCTCGATCGAGAGCTACTACGACGAATACCTGGCAATTCCCCATGTGCTGGCAGAGGTGCAGCGGACTGAAGCGATGACGGACGGCTATGTGCTGGCCTGCTGGGGCGATCCGGGGCTGGATGCGGTGCGCGAAGTGACGACCCGGCCTGTGGTTGGCATTGCCGAAGCGTCGATGTATGCGGCCAATGCGATCGCCCCCCGCTGGTCAGTCGTCACCACGCTGCGCCGCAGCCACCACATGGTCGAAGCGATCGTGAAAAAGACGGGACTGATGGAGCGCTGCGCCTCGATCCGCTGCGTGGATATGCCCGTGCTGGCGTGCGAAGCAAACCCCGACGCGGTGATGGAAGAATTGGTTCACATGGGCGAACTGGCGCTCAGCGAAGATGGCGCAGAGGCAATTATCCTGGGCTGCGCGGGCATGGGCGGTATGGCAGACTATCTAAGCGAGGAACTGGGCGCACCGTGCGTCGATCCAGTGGCGGCAGGGGTACGCTTTGCCGAATTGCTGGTGAACCTAAACCTGCAAACCAGCAAGTGGCTCACCTATCAATTTCCAGAGAAAAAAGCGTTCAAATAA
- a CDS encoding YraN family protein → MPKRSPQSVPNPRISASGEFGRLAETLVARWLVQQGATILQQRWRCRWGELDLVAQLPESSGAAATLAFVEVKARRNAGWDAGGLLAVTPQKQAKLWQAAELFLAEYPEWAGSNCRFDVALVAGRSRSVESSDSPAQNSGPDCSLPDGTIRLGHPVAIAHYTLTLQHYLPNAFGHL, encoded by the coding sequence ATGCCCAAGCGCTCTCCTCAGTCTGTTCCAAATCCCCGCATCTCGGCATCGGGTGAGTTTGGGCGCTTGGCCGAAACGCTGGTAGCGCGGTGGCTTGTTCAGCAGGGGGCAACCATTTTGCAGCAGCGGTGGCGCTGTCGCTGGGGTGAGTTGGATTTGGTTGCCCAGCTACCAGAATCTTCTGGGGCGGCTGCTACGCTAGCTTTTGTCGAAGTGAAGGCACGGCGAAACGCGGGATGGGACGCGGGCGGTCTGCTGGCCGTCACGCCGCAAAAGCAGGCAAAGCTGTGGCAGGCGGCGGAGTTGTTTCTGGCAGAATATCCAGAATGGGCCGGGAGCAACTGCCGATTTGACGTGGCGTTGGTGGCGGGGCGATCGCGCTCTGTTGAGTCTTCTGATTCTCCTGCCCAGAACAGCGGCCCCGATTGCAGCCTCCCAGACGGCACTATCCGGCTGGGTCATCCCGTGGCGATCGCCCACTACACTCTCACTCTGCAACACTACCTGCCCAACGCCTTCGGCCATCTTTAG
- a CDS encoding pentapeptide repeat-containing protein, with amino-acid sequence MLVWSLVLVGAIALLSPVPALALDYNRENLVDADFSGRDLTDSSFTKANLRNANLSHTQLQGVSFFAANLEDANLEAANLTNATLDSARLVEANLKNAILEGAFAFNARFEGAIIDGADFTDVLLREDMQDKLCAVAQGTNPVTGRNTRDTLNCF; translated from the coding sequence ATGCTGGTGTGGAGCTTGGTGCTGGTGGGGGCGATCGCCCTACTGTCTCCGGTTCCTGCCCTAGCGCTCGACTATAACCGCGAAAACCTGGTCGATGCCGACTTTTCGGGGCGCGACCTCACCGACTCCAGCTTTACCAAAGCCAACCTCCGCAACGCCAACCTCAGCCACACGCAGCTACAGGGCGTTAGCTTCTTTGCGGCAAATCTGGAAGATGCCAACCTGGAAGCAGCTAACCTGACCAACGCCACCCTCGATTCGGCTCGCCTGGTGGAAGCTAACCTCAAAAACGCCATTCTGGAAGGTGCGTTTGCCTTTAACGCCCGATTTGAGGGCGCAATCATCGACGGGGCAGACTTTACCGATGTGCTGCTGCGGGAGGATATGCAGGACAAGCTCTGTGCGGTGGCTCAGGGCACGAATCCGGTTACAGGTC